GGGCGATGACGTCTGCTGACTGGATGCGGTGGGGATATCTCCATGCCGACCATCACCTGCGCCAGTTTGGACGGTAGACGATGACGCAGCGGCAGGGTGAGGCGATTGTGTTGCGGACGTGGCCATTTGAGGAGGCCGACCTGCTGGTGAGTCTGCTGACCAGGGAGCAGGGGCGCATCAAGGGCGTGGCGCGCCATGCGATGCGGTCGCGGCGGCGGTTCGGCGGTGCGCTGGAGCCGATGACGTACGTCCGCGCGACCTATGCCGAGAAGCCGAAGCAGGAGCTGGTGCGGCTGGATGCGTTCGAGATTCTGTGGTCGCCGCTGAAGGGGCCGATCGACTATGAGAGGACTGCTGCGCTGGAACTTGTCGCCGAGGTATTGGAGGAGGCGCTGCCGGAACTGGCCCCTGAGGACGCGGTGTTTCGGCTGGCGCTGGCGGTGATCGAGCAGATGCAGGTGGGCCGGGTGTGGATGCCGGTGGCGTACTTTGCGCTGTGGATGAGCCGGCTGATGGGCTGGATGCCGGCGCTGGGGCACTGCGCGGCTTGCGGGCTCGATCTGCGTGGAGGGTCAGTATGGTGGTCTCCTGCGGCAGATGGAGTGACTTGCGCGGACGATAAACGCGCGGGAAGCGCGTCGTTGTCTGCGGCGTCGGTGGCGGAGGCTCAGAGGATGTTTAGGACTCCTGTGGAGGAGCTGGCGAAGGAGGAGTGGCCACGGGGGCGGGCGGCGGATCTTCGTCGCTTCGCGGTGGAGCTGCTGGAGCGGCATCTGGAGCGGCGGATCAGGAGCGCGAGGGCACTGGAGCGAGGGTGAGACCGTAGGCGGCGCTTAGCCAGAGAACAGCACCAGCCAGATAACAGCCGATGGGGCTTTGCGGTCCTCGCTGAGAGAGAAATGGGTAGAGCACTGCGATGAGGATAAAGGTTGTTCCTGTGAGGTAGTGGGGTGGGTAGTCGAAGAGGCCCGCCAGCGGTAGAAAGTGAAGACCCACGATGATCATGATGGCCGGTATGATCCACGCCGACAGATGGAGGTTGGCGAGCACATTGCTGATGATAAGGATGAGAATCCATTGGACGGCGTTGACGATATTGAAGATTCGAGAGCGGCGCTTCTCCTGCGGGGAGCCGGTACGGGCTGCGAGGGCGCTGCTGTTTCGCTTGAAGATGAAGTAGGCAAAGGCAAAGAGAGCGATAGCACAGAGCACGACGGGAACGATGACGAGCACTGTTCCGTGGCCTGAATGGACGCAGCCGACGATGAGCCAGGCCGCTCCAAAGAAGGCAAAAAACATCGCTCCGATTGCCCGGCCCGCGCGAACGGCTGAGGGAAGAGATTCAGATGTCATTGAAACAAAAGTATCCGGGCCGAGGTAAGCTCGCAAGCTATTTGAAACCGAGGCGGATAGTTCCATTTAGAATCGTAGAGACCAGTGTCAATTGAAGAGAGAAGCATGTCACAGACAGCAGGGATGAAGGCGCTTACATTTCAGGAGTTGTTGTTCCGGCTGCAGCGGTTCTGGGCTGACCAGGGCTGCGTGTTGCAGCAGCCGTATGACGTTGAGGTGGGCGCGGGGACGATGTCGCCCGACACGTTTCTGCGGGTGTTGGGGCCGAAGCCGGTGCGGATTGCGTATGCGCAGCCCTCGCGGCGGCCGGCGGACGGGCGCTATGGAGAGAACCCGAACCGGCTGTTCCGCCATACGCAGTTGCAGGTGATTCTGAAGCCGCCGCCGGAGCGGATTCAGGAGCTGTATCTCGAGTCGCTCGAGGCGATCGGGATCGACCTGCGCGAGCACGACATCAAGTTCGAAGAGGACAACTGGGAGTGGCCGGTGGGCGGCGCCTGGGGCGTGGGCTGGCAGGTGATGCTCGACGGCCTGGAGATCACGCAGTTCACGTACTTTCAGCAGTGCGGCGGCATGGACCTGGACCCGATCTGTGGCGAGATCACATATGGGCTAGAGCGCATCGCGGGGTTCCTGCAGGATGTGGATTCGATCTACGACATTGTTTGGGCGGTGGAACCGGACACGGGCCGCAAGGTGACGTATGGCGAGATGCGGCTGGCTGAGGAGGAGCAGTTCTCGGCGTACAGCTTCGACTATGCCGAGGTTCCAAAGTTGTGGGAGCATCTGAAGCTGTATGAGGCGGAGTGTCTGGATCTTCTCGACAAGGCCAAGGGCATGTTCGACGGCAAAGCCAGGATGGATGCGCTGACCTTGAAGCGGTTTCCGGTGCTGGGCGCGTACGAGCTGGCGCTGAAGTGCTCGCACGTCTTCAACCTGCTGGATGCGCGTGGCGCGATCTCGGTGACGGAGCGCGTGGGCGTGATGGCGCGGATTCGCACGCTGGTTGTGGGCGTGGCGAAGGCCTACGCGCGGCAGGGTGAGTTGTTGGCGGCAGAGACGAAGGAATTAGTGGCCGGTTGACGGTAGACACTCCCACCCATCGCGATGAGACTGCGATGGATGGGGTACCCGGTCATCTGTGTGGCCGGAAGAGAGACGAGTTAGAGCGTGATGGCGGATTTTCTTTTTGAGATCGGGTTGGAAGAGGTTCCTGCACGGATGATCGCGGGGGCCGAGGCGGAGCTGAAGCGCCGCGTGGTTGCTCTGCTGGAGCGTGA
This genomic interval from Acidobacteriota bacterium contains the following:
- a CDS encoding glycine--tRNA ligase subunit alpha — translated: MSQTAGMKALTFQELLFRLQRFWADQGCVLQQPYDVEVGAGTMSPDTFLRVLGPKPVRIAYAQPSRRPADGRYGENPNRLFRHTQLQVILKPPPERIQELYLESLEAIGIDLREHDIKFEEDNWEWPVGGAWGVGWQVMLDGLEITQFTYFQQCGGMDLDPICGEITYGLERIAGFLQDVDSIYDIVWAVEPDTGRKVTYGEMRLAEEEQFSAYSFDYAEVPKLWEHLKLYEAECLDLLDKAKGMFDGKARMDALTLKRFPVLGAYELALKCSHVFNLLDARGAISVTERVGVMARIRTLVVGVAKAYARQGELLAAETKELVAG
- the recO gene encoding DNA repair protein RecO, producing MTQRQGEAIVLRTWPFEEADLLVSLLTREQGRIKGVARHAMRSRRRFGGALEPMTYVRATYAEKPKQELVRLDAFEILWSPLKGPIDYERTAALELVAEVLEEALPELAPEDAVFRLALAVIEQMQVGRVWMPVAYFALWMSRLMGWMPALGHCAACGLDLRGGSVWWSPAADGVTCADDKRAGSASLSAASVAEAQRMFRTPVEELAKEEWPRGRAADLRRFAVELLERHLERRIRSARALERG